One window from the genome of Manis pentadactyla isolate mManPen7 chromosome 15, mManPen7.hap1, whole genome shotgun sequence encodes:
- the TMEM208 gene encoding transmembrane protein 208 isoform X2, translating into MAPKGKVGTRGKKQIFEENRETLKFYLRIILGANAIYCLVTLIFFYSSASFWAWMALGFSLAVYGASYHSMSSMARAAFSEDGALIDGGMDLNMEQGMAEHLKDVILLTAIVQAPGRALYLLWVNVLGPWFTADSGAPVPEYNEKRQRRQERRQMKRL; encoded by the exons ATGGCG CCCAAGGGCAAAGTGGGCACAAGAGGGAAGAAGCAGATATTTGaagagaacagagagaccctGAAGTTCTACTTACGGATCATACTGGGGGCCAAT GCCATTTACTGTCTTGTGACCTTGATCTTCTTCTATTCATCTGCCTCGTTTTGGGCCTGG ATGGCTCTGGGTTTTAGTTTGGCAGTATATGGGGCCAGCTACCACTCTATGAGCTCGATGGCACGGGCAGCCTTCTCTGAGGATGGGGCCCTGATAGATGGTGGAATGGACCTCAACATGGAGCAGGGCATGGCAGA GCACCTTAAGGATGTGATCCTACTGACAGCCATCGTGCAG GCTCCAGGTCGCGCCCTTTACCTGCTGTGGGTGAATGTGCTGGGCCCTTGGTTCACAGCAGACAGTGGTGCCCCAGTGCCAGAGTACAATGAGAAACGGCAGCGCCGACAGGAGCGGCGGCAGATGAAGCGGTTATAG
- the TMEM208 gene encoding transmembrane protein 208 isoform X1, producing the protein MAPKGKVGTRGKKQIFEENRETLKFYLRIILGANAIYCLVTLIFFYSSASFWAWMALGFSLAVYGASYHSMSSMARAAFSEDGALIDGGMDLNMEQGMAEHLKDVILLTAIVQVLSCFSLYIWSFWLLAPGRALYLLWVNVLGPWFTADSGAPVPEYNEKRQRRQERRQMKRL; encoded by the exons ATGGCG CCCAAGGGCAAAGTGGGCACAAGAGGGAAGAAGCAGATATTTGaagagaacagagagaccctGAAGTTCTACTTACGGATCATACTGGGGGCCAAT GCCATTTACTGTCTTGTGACCTTGATCTTCTTCTATTCATCTGCCTCGTTTTGGGCCTGG ATGGCTCTGGGTTTTAGTTTGGCAGTATATGGGGCCAGCTACCACTCTATGAGCTCGATGGCACGGGCAGCCTTCTCTGAGGATGGGGCCCTGATAGATGGTGGAATGGACCTCAACATGGAGCAGGGCATGGCAGA GCACCTTAAGGATGTGATCCTACTGACAGCCATCGTGCAGGTGCTCAGCTGCTTCTCCCTCTATATCTGGTCCTTCTGGCTTCTG GCTCCAGGTCGCGCCCTTTACCTGCTGTGGGTGAATGTGCTGGGCCCTTGGTTCACAGCAGACAGTGGTGCCCCAGTGCCAGAGTACAATGAGAAACGGCAGCGCCGACAGGAGCGGCGGCAGATGAAGCGGTTATAG
- the TMEM208 gene encoding transmembrane protein 208 isoform X3, whose protein sequence is MALGFSLAVYGASYHSMSSMARAAFSEDGALIDGGMDLNMEQGMAEHLKDVILLTAIVQVLSCFSLYIWSFWLLAPGRALYLLWVNVLGPWFTADSGAPVPEYNEKRQRRQERRQMKRL, encoded by the exons ATGGCTCTGGGTTTTAGTTTGGCAGTATATGGGGCCAGCTACCACTCTATGAGCTCGATGGCACGGGCAGCCTTCTCTGAGGATGGGGCCCTGATAGATGGTGGAATGGACCTCAACATGGAGCAGGGCATGGCAGA GCACCTTAAGGATGTGATCCTACTGACAGCCATCGTGCAGGTGCTCAGCTGCTTCTCCCTCTATATCTGGTCCTTCTGGCTTCTG GCTCCAGGTCGCGCCCTTTACCTGCTGTGGGTGAATGTGCTGGGCCCTTGGTTCACAGCAGACAGTGGTGCCCCAGTGCCAGAGTACAATGAGAAACGGCAGCGCCGACAGGAGCGGCGGCAGATGAAGCGGTTATAG
- the FHOD1 gene encoding FH1/FH2 domain-containing protein 1 isoform X1, which yields MAGGENRGYGEPVSVVTVRVQYLEDTDPFACANFPEPRRAPTCSLDGVLPLGTQIPALHRLLGAPLKLEDCALQVSPSGYYLDPELSLEEQREMLEGFYEEISKGRKPTLILRTQLSVRVNAILEKLYGSSGPELRRSLFSLKQIFQEDKDLVPEFVHSEGLSCLIHVGAAVDHNYQSYILRALGQLMLFVDGMLGVVAHSETVQWLYTLCASLSRLVVKTALKLLLVFVEYSENNAPLFIQAVNSVASANGSLPWANLVSILEEKNGADPELLVYTVTLINKTLAALPDQDSFYDVTDALEQQGMEALVQRHLSTAGTDVDLRTQLVLYENTLRLEDGDIEEAAAGGRRERRKPSSEEGKRSRRSLEGGGCPGRPLEPGSAGPASPAGSTSSLRGPALPMVSTSSSGPAPLTGPASSSVEPSSGLRTSVNLFPTMSVGPSADSSCERSIYKLHQTAPVWASESPPVPQSPTGQARQEARFLENVAAAETEKQAALAQGRAETLAGAKPDETDGHLDTQELWGSPEPSPAPRTPQSPAPKVLLRAQQSLEPELKEPLAPPSPKAEPWEIPIRVPKLCIGDLDFSDLGEDEDQDILNMESVEAGKGVPPPPPPLPLLTGSPPPPPPPPPPMKGSFPLPPPLAVPLPPSAPDGLALPTKKKTVKLFWRELKLAGGHGGSRSHFGPSPTLWASLEPVSVDTDRLEHLFESRAKDVLPSKKAGEGRRTMTTVLDPKRSNAINIGLTTLPPVHVIKAALLNFDEFAVSKDGIEKLLTMMPTEEERQKIEEAQLANPDIPLGPAENFLMTLVSIGGLAARLQLWAFKLDYDSMEREIAEPLFDLKMGMEQLVQNVTFRCILATLLAVGNFLNGSQSSGFELSYLEKVSEVKDTVRRQSLLHHLCSLVLQTQPDSSDLYSEIPALTRCAKVDFEQLTENLGQLEHRSWAAEESLRSLTKHELTPALRARLTHFLAQCARRVAMLRVVHRRICNRFHAFLLYLGYTAQAAREVRVTRFCHTLREFALEYRTCRERVLQQQQKRATYRERNKTRGRMITETEKFSGVAGEATSNPTVPVAVGSGPGPGDADSHASMKSLLTTKRENTTHGRRSRGMVQSSSPVMPSAMGPSMAPSEEPQGSSLASDTSDEIMDLLVQSVTKSSPRALAARERKRSRGNRKSLRRTLKSGLGEDLVQALGLSKGPGLEV from the exons CTAGAGGACTGTGCCCTGCAAGTATCTCCCTCTGGATACTACCTGGACCCAGAGCTGTCCCTGGAAGAACAGCGGGAGATGCTGGAGGGCTTCTATGAAGAGATCAG CAAAGGGCGGAAGCCTACACTGATTCTGCGGACCCAGCTCTCCGTGAGAGTCAATGCCATCTTGG AAAAGTTATATGGCTCCAGTGGCCCTGAGCTCCGTAGATCCCTCTTCTCACTGAAGCAGATCTTCCAG GAGGACAAGGACCTGGTGCCTGAGTTTGTGCACTCAGAGGGTCTCAGCTGCTTAATCCATGTGGGTGCTGCTGTGGACCACAACTACCAGAGCTACATCCTCCGAG CACTAGGCCAGCTGATGCTTTTTGTGGATGGGATGCTGGGGGTGGTGGCCCACAGTGAGACTGTGCAGTGGCTGTACACACTGTGTGCCAGCCTG TCCCGCTTGGTGGTGAAGACAGCCCTGAAGCTTCTGCTGGTGTTTGTGGAATACTCTGAAAACAATGCGCCACTGTTCATCCAAGCTGTCAACTCTGTGGCCAGCGCCAACG GCTCTCTCCCATGGGCCAATCTAGTGTCCATCCTGGAGGAGAAGAATGGTGCTGACCCTGAGTTGTTGGTGTACACAGTCACCCTCATCAACAAG ACTCTGGCAGCACTCCCCGACCAGGACTCCTTCTACGACGTGACCGATGCACTAGAGCAGCAAGGTATGGAGGCTCTGGTCCAACGCCACTTGAGCACCGCGGGCACTGATGTCGACCTGCGCACACAACTTGTGCTCTACGAG AACACCCTGCGGTTGGAGGATGGAGACATCGAGGAAGCTGCTGCTGGTGGGAGGCGGGAGCGCCGAAAGCCATCTTCAGAGGAAGGCAAAAGGAGCCGCAGATCTCTAGAAGGTGGGGGCTGCCCTGGGCGCCCCCTGGAACCTGG CTCCGCAGGCCCTGCCTCGCCAGCAGGCTCCACCTCCAGCCTCCGGGGCCCTGCCCTACCGATGGTCTCCACCTCCTCCAGTGGCCCCGCCCCACTAACTGGCCCCGCCTCCAGCTCCGTGGAACCTTCCTCTGGCCTCCGTACCTCTGTGAACCTCTTTCCGACCATGTCCGTGGGGCCCTCAGCTGACAGCTCCTGCGAGAGGAGCATCTACAA ACTTCACCAAACTGCTCCTGTTTG GGCCTCTGAGAGCCCACCTGTCCCCCAGTCCCCTACTGGGCAGGCCAGGCAGGA AGCCCGGTTCCTGGAGAATGTGGCAGCAGCAGAAACAGAGAAACAGGCTGCGCTGGCCCAGGGCCGGGCAGAAACGTTGGCTGGGGCCAAGCCCGATGAGACTGATGGGCACCTAG ACACCCAGGAACTGTGGGGCTCCCCAGAACCATCCCCTGCACCCAGAACACCCCAAAGCCCTGCCCCCAAAGTTCTGCTCCGGGCCCAGCAGAGCCTTGAGCCAGAGCTCAAGGAACCACTGGCCCCACCAAGCCCCAAGGCTGAGCCTTGGGAGATCCCTATCCGTGTACCCAAGCTCTGCATTGGAGACCTGGACTTCTCAGATCTGGGGGAGGATGAAGACCAGGACATACTGAACATGGAGTCTGTGGAGGCTGGGAAAGGggtcccacccccaccacccccactgcctctgctcactggcagtccacctcctccacccccacctcccccacccatgAAAGGCTCATTCCCACTCCCTCCACCCCTGGCTgtccctcttcctccctcagcACCTGATGGCCTAGCTCTCCCCACCAAGAAGAAGACAGTAAAACTCTTCTGGCGGGAGCTGAAGCTGGCTGGGGGCCATGGAGGCTCTAGGAGCCACTTTGGGCCCTCCCCCACCCTGTGGGCCTCACTGGAGCCTGTCTCAGTAGACACAGATCGGCTGGAACACCTGTTTGAGTCCCGTGCTAAGGACGTGCTGCCTTCCAAG AAAGCTGGTGAGGGCCGTCGGACAATGACCACAGTGCTGGACCCCAAGCGCAGCAACGCCATCAACATTGGCCTAACCACACTGCCACCTGTGCACGTCATTAAGGCTGCCCTGCTCAACTTTGATGAGTTTGCTGTCAGCAAGGATGGCATTGAG AAGCTACTGACCATGATGCCCACGGAAGAGGAGCGGCAGAAGATCGAGGAGGCCCAGCTGGCCAATCCTGACATACCCCTGGGCCCAGCTGAGAATTTCCTGATGACTCTTGTCTCCATTGGGGGCCTGGCTGCCCGCCTACAACTCTGGGCCTTCAAGCTGGACTACGACAGCATGGAACGG GAAATTGCAGAGCCGCTGTTTGACCTGAAAATGGGCATGGAACAGCTGGTGCAAAATGTCACCTTCCGCTGTATCCTGGCCACCCTGCTAGCTGTGGGCAACTTCCTCAACGGTTCCCAG AGCAGCGGCTTTGAACTGAGCTACCTGGAGAAGGTGTCAGAGGTGAAGGACACGGTGCGCCGGCAGTCACTGCTGCATCATCTTTGCTCCTTGGTGCTCCAGACCCAGCCTGATTCCTCTGACCTCTACTCTGAAATCCCTGCCCTGACACGTTGTGCCAAG GTGGACTTTGAGCAGCTGACTGAGAACCTGGGGCAGCTGGAGCACCGCAGCTGGGCAGCTGAGGAGAGTCTGCGGAGCTTGACTAAACATGAGCTGACTCCAGCTCTGAGAGCCCGCCTTACCCACTTCCTGGCCCAGTGTGCCCGCCGAGTCGCCATGCTGCGGGTAGTGCACCGCCGTATCTGCAACAG GTTCCACGCCTTCCTGCTGTACCTGGGGTATACAGCACAGGCGGCTCGGGAAGTGCGTGTCACGCGGTTCTGCCACACACTGCGGGAGTTTGCACTGGAGTATCGCACCTGCCGGGAGCGCGTGTTGCAGCAGCAGCAGAAGCGGGCCACATACCGTGAGCGCAACAAGACCCGGGGACGCATGATCACCGAG ACAGAGAAGTTCTCAGGTGTGGCTGGGGAGGCCACCAGCAACCCAACTGTCCCGGTGGCTGTGGGCAGTGGGCCAggcccaggtgatgctgatagTCATGCCAGCATGAAGAGTCTACTGACCACCAAGCGTGAGAACACCACACATGGCCGCCGCAGCAGAG GCATGGTCCAGAGCAGCTCCCCAGTCATGCCCTCAGCCATGGGGCCCTCCATGGCACCCTCAGAAGAACCCCAGGGCTCCAGTTTAGCCAGTGACACTTCAGATGAGATCATGGACCTGCTGGTACAATCAGTGACCAAGAGCAGTCCTCGTGCCTTAGCTGCTCGGGAGCGCAAGCGTTCCCGTGGCAACCGCAAGTCTT TGAGAAGGACATTGAAGAGTGGGCTTGGAGAAGACCTGGTGCAGGCACTGGGACTAAGCAAGGGTCCTGGCCTGGAAGTCTGA
- the FHOD1 gene encoding FH1/FH2 domain-containing protein 1 isoform X2 encodes MAGGENRGYGEPVSVVTVRVQYLEDTDPFACANFPEPRRAPTCSLDGVLPLGTQIPALHRLLGAPLKLEDCALQVSPSGYYLDPELSLEEQREMLEGFYEEISKGRKPTLILRTQLSVRVNAILEKLYGSSGPELRRSLFSLKQIFQEDKDLVPEFVHSEGLSCLIHVGAAVDHNYQSYILRALGQLMLFVDGMLGVVAHSETVQWLYTLCASLSRLVVKTALKLLLVFVEYSENNAPLFIQAVNSVASANGSLPWANLVSILEEKNGADPELLVYTVTLINKTLAALPDQDSFYDVTDALEQQGMEALVQRHLSTAGTDVDLRTQLVLYENTLRLEDGDIEEAAAGGRRERRKPSSEEGKRSRRSLEGGGCPGRPLEPGSAGPASPAGSTSSLRGPALPMVSTSSSGPAPLTGPASSSVEPSSGLRTSVNLFPTMSVGPSADSSCERSIYKARFLENVAAAETEKQAALAQGRAETLAGAKPDETDGHLDTQELWGSPEPSPAPRTPQSPAPKVLLRAQQSLEPELKEPLAPPSPKAEPWEIPIRVPKLCIGDLDFSDLGEDEDQDILNMESVEAGKGVPPPPPPLPLLTGSPPPPPPPPPPMKGSFPLPPPLAVPLPPSAPDGLALPTKKKTVKLFWRELKLAGGHGGSRSHFGPSPTLWASLEPVSVDTDRLEHLFESRAKDVLPSKKAGEGRRTMTTVLDPKRSNAINIGLTTLPPVHVIKAALLNFDEFAVSKDGIEKLLTMMPTEEERQKIEEAQLANPDIPLGPAENFLMTLVSIGGLAARLQLWAFKLDYDSMEREIAEPLFDLKMGMEQLVQNVTFRCILATLLAVGNFLNGSQSSGFELSYLEKVSEVKDTVRRQSLLHHLCSLVLQTQPDSSDLYSEIPALTRCAKVDFEQLTENLGQLEHRSWAAEESLRSLTKHELTPALRARLTHFLAQCARRVAMLRVVHRRICNRFHAFLLYLGYTAQAAREVRVTRFCHTLREFALEYRTCRERVLQQQQKRATYRERNKTRGRMITETEKFSGVAGEATSNPTVPVAVGSGPGPGDADSHASMKSLLTTKRENTTHGRRSRGMVQSSSPVMPSAMGPSMAPSEEPQGSSLASDTSDEIMDLLVQSVTKSSPRALAARERKRSRGNRKSLRRTLKSGLGEDLVQALGLSKGPGLEV; translated from the exons CTAGAGGACTGTGCCCTGCAAGTATCTCCCTCTGGATACTACCTGGACCCAGAGCTGTCCCTGGAAGAACAGCGGGAGATGCTGGAGGGCTTCTATGAAGAGATCAG CAAAGGGCGGAAGCCTACACTGATTCTGCGGACCCAGCTCTCCGTGAGAGTCAATGCCATCTTGG AAAAGTTATATGGCTCCAGTGGCCCTGAGCTCCGTAGATCCCTCTTCTCACTGAAGCAGATCTTCCAG GAGGACAAGGACCTGGTGCCTGAGTTTGTGCACTCAGAGGGTCTCAGCTGCTTAATCCATGTGGGTGCTGCTGTGGACCACAACTACCAGAGCTACATCCTCCGAG CACTAGGCCAGCTGATGCTTTTTGTGGATGGGATGCTGGGGGTGGTGGCCCACAGTGAGACTGTGCAGTGGCTGTACACACTGTGTGCCAGCCTG TCCCGCTTGGTGGTGAAGACAGCCCTGAAGCTTCTGCTGGTGTTTGTGGAATACTCTGAAAACAATGCGCCACTGTTCATCCAAGCTGTCAACTCTGTGGCCAGCGCCAACG GCTCTCTCCCATGGGCCAATCTAGTGTCCATCCTGGAGGAGAAGAATGGTGCTGACCCTGAGTTGTTGGTGTACACAGTCACCCTCATCAACAAG ACTCTGGCAGCACTCCCCGACCAGGACTCCTTCTACGACGTGACCGATGCACTAGAGCAGCAAGGTATGGAGGCTCTGGTCCAACGCCACTTGAGCACCGCGGGCACTGATGTCGACCTGCGCACACAACTTGTGCTCTACGAG AACACCCTGCGGTTGGAGGATGGAGACATCGAGGAAGCTGCTGCTGGTGGGAGGCGGGAGCGCCGAAAGCCATCTTCAGAGGAAGGCAAAAGGAGCCGCAGATCTCTAGAAGGTGGGGGCTGCCCTGGGCGCCCCCTGGAACCTGG CTCCGCAGGCCCTGCCTCGCCAGCAGGCTCCACCTCCAGCCTCCGGGGCCCTGCCCTACCGATGGTCTCCACCTCCTCCAGTGGCCCCGCCCCACTAACTGGCCCCGCCTCCAGCTCCGTGGAACCTTCCTCTGGCCTCCGTACCTCTGTGAACCTCTTTCCGACCATGTCCGTGGGGCCCTCAGCTGACAGCTCCTGCGAGAGGAGCATCTACAA AGCCCGGTTCCTGGAGAATGTGGCAGCAGCAGAAACAGAGAAACAGGCTGCGCTGGCCCAGGGCCGGGCAGAAACGTTGGCTGGGGCCAAGCCCGATGAGACTGATGGGCACCTAG ACACCCAGGAACTGTGGGGCTCCCCAGAACCATCCCCTGCACCCAGAACACCCCAAAGCCCTGCCCCCAAAGTTCTGCTCCGGGCCCAGCAGAGCCTTGAGCCAGAGCTCAAGGAACCACTGGCCCCACCAAGCCCCAAGGCTGAGCCTTGGGAGATCCCTATCCGTGTACCCAAGCTCTGCATTGGAGACCTGGACTTCTCAGATCTGGGGGAGGATGAAGACCAGGACATACTGAACATGGAGTCTGTGGAGGCTGGGAAAGGggtcccacccccaccacccccactgcctctgctcactggcagtccacctcctccacccccacctcccccacccatgAAAGGCTCATTCCCACTCCCTCCACCCCTGGCTgtccctcttcctccctcagcACCTGATGGCCTAGCTCTCCCCACCAAGAAGAAGACAGTAAAACTCTTCTGGCGGGAGCTGAAGCTGGCTGGGGGCCATGGAGGCTCTAGGAGCCACTTTGGGCCCTCCCCCACCCTGTGGGCCTCACTGGAGCCTGTCTCAGTAGACACAGATCGGCTGGAACACCTGTTTGAGTCCCGTGCTAAGGACGTGCTGCCTTCCAAG AAAGCTGGTGAGGGCCGTCGGACAATGACCACAGTGCTGGACCCCAAGCGCAGCAACGCCATCAACATTGGCCTAACCACACTGCCACCTGTGCACGTCATTAAGGCTGCCCTGCTCAACTTTGATGAGTTTGCTGTCAGCAAGGATGGCATTGAG AAGCTACTGACCATGATGCCCACGGAAGAGGAGCGGCAGAAGATCGAGGAGGCCCAGCTGGCCAATCCTGACATACCCCTGGGCCCAGCTGAGAATTTCCTGATGACTCTTGTCTCCATTGGGGGCCTGGCTGCCCGCCTACAACTCTGGGCCTTCAAGCTGGACTACGACAGCATGGAACGG GAAATTGCAGAGCCGCTGTTTGACCTGAAAATGGGCATGGAACAGCTGGTGCAAAATGTCACCTTCCGCTGTATCCTGGCCACCCTGCTAGCTGTGGGCAACTTCCTCAACGGTTCCCAG AGCAGCGGCTTTGAACTGAGCTACCTGGAGAAGGTGTCAGAGGTGAAGGACACGGTGCGCCGGCAGTCACTGCTGCATCATCTTTGCTCCTTGGTGCTCCAGACCCAGCCTGATTCCTCTGACCTCTACTCTGAAATCCCTGCCCTGACACGTTGTGCCAAG GTGGACTTTGAGCAGCTGACTGAGAACCTGGGGCAGCTGGAGCACCGCAGCTGGGCAGCTGAGGAGAGTCTGCGGAGCTTGACTAAACATGAGCTGACTCCAGCTCTGAGAGCCCGCCTTACCCACTTCCTGGCCCAGTGTGCCCGCCGAGTCGCCATGCTGCGGGTAGTGCACCGCCGTATCTGCAACAG GTTCCACGCCTTCCTGCTGTACCTGGGGTATACAGCACAGGCGGCTCGGGAAGTGCGTGTCACGCGGTTCTGCCACACACTGCGGGAGTTTGCACTGGAGTATCGCACCTGCCGGGAGCGCGTGTTGCAGCAGCAGCAGAAGCGGGCCACATACCGTGAGCGCAACAAGACCCGGGGACGCATGATCACCGAG ACAGAGAAGTTCTCAGGTGTGGCTGGGGAGGCCACCAGCAACCCAACTGTCCCGGTGGCTGTGGGCAGTGGGCCAggcccaggtgatgctgatagTCATGCCAGCATGAAGAGTCTACTGACCACCAAGCGTGAGAACACCACACATGGCCGCCGCAGCAGAG GCATGGTCCAGAGCAGCTCCCCAGTCATGCCCTCAGCCATGGGGCCCTCCATGGCACCCTCAGAAGAACCCCAGGGCTCCAGTTTAGCCAGTGACACTTCAGATGAGATCATGGACCTGCTGGTACAATCAGTGACCAAGAGCAGTCCTCGTGCCTTAGCTGCTCGGGAGCGCAAGCGTTCCCGTGGCAACCGCAAGTCTT TGAGAAGGACATTGAAGAGTGGGCTTGGAGAAGACCTGGTGCAGGCACTGGGACTAAGCAAGGGTCCTGGCCTGGAAGTCTGA